Genomic segment of Nostoc commune NIES-4072:
TTCTGGTAGAGGGCTACCTCTGGGAATTTACAGACCAGGCAAAGAGGCAAGAGGAGATTTTCTGCCAATTGTTGATGCACTAGTTAACGAACTTAAGCTAATAAGAGGTTGATCGATGACAAAATTAAACAAACCGAGTGTACTTGGAATGTTTGCTTCTGCTGCTGGTTCACAACAGGTATTTGAGCTTGAAGAACGAGTAGAAGATTTACAGGCAGAGATTACAAGATTAAAAGATGAACAAGCACAGGGAAAGCTTGCTGAAGAAGAACGTACAGTCCTCAATCAAACTATTGAAGACCTACGAGAACATTTGAAAGCATCTGGAATTTTTAAAATTCACTATAGTGAAATAAAACCCAATCCGAAACAAGCAAGGCAAACATTTACTTCGGATAGTATTCGGAGTATGGCTGTTTCAATTAGAGAGGAAGGGCAACAACAGCCGATTATCTTACTACCGGGAAATCTCATTTTTGATGGAGAACGGAGATGGAGATCCGTTGCAGAAGAGTTACAGCCAGAAATTGAAACGCTTGATGCAGTGATGCTTCAGAAAGTTCTTTCTGAAGAGGAATTACATGCACGCACTTTATTAACTAGTCTTCATCGAGAAAGCTTGAATGAGCTAGATTTAGCCGAGGGCTTGATTCAACAGGCTAAGTTAGCTTTGGAATTTGAACAGGAAGAAGTAGTTAGAGCACTTAGGAGAGCAATAGCTAGATTAAATGCAAAAAAGCTTTTGCCCCAATTAACTGAATTGGTTATTTTAACTAGA
This window contains:
- a CDS encoding ParB/RepB/Spo0J family partition protein; the encoded protein is MTKLNKPSVLGMFASAAGSQQVFELEERVEDLQAEITRLKDEQAQGKLAEEERTVLNQTIEDLREHLKASGIFKIHYSEIKPNPKQARQTFTSDSIRSMAVSIREEGQQQPIILLPGNLIFDGERRWRSVAEELQPEIETLDAVMLQKVLSEEELHARTLLTSLHRESLNELDLAEGLIQQAKLALEFEQEEVVRALRRAIARLNAKKLLPQLTELVILTRKEQSEGIKGFNLDEIEQSILLLLLRFQQNPASVDANVFPCLRLSEDLKIAIRESGLGANHARSLQKLNSKNLKVEETKALKIRQDATSQVLQERLTVAQTRFLVAQTIAEHAPETKPKPSPQISSLIRDVSATKVEDIQQEQLRDLLAVLEAKAKEIRKKLD